One Streptomyces fagopyri DNA window includes the following coding sequences:
- a CDS encoding TetR/AcrR family transcriptional regulator: MPTPLPPFPKGPEPATQPVLLELTSGPEGPQLRADAARNRARLLEAATRLVEEHGVANVTMEAVAVAASVGKGTVFRRFGDRTGLLMALLDHTEQQFQAAFLAGPAPLGPGASPADRLHAFGCAALRQTRDRLDLYIAAERDASRRFSSAPYRVRFTHVAMLLREAVPEADGELLAQTLMGYLEPALILHLTRQRGMTMERLESGWHDLVERSTRRAPNRDGPAPSRPPEANGHA; this comes from the coding sequence ATGCCCACCCCGCTGCCGCCCTTCCCGAAGGGACCGGAACCCGCCACCCAGCCCGTGCTGCTCGAGCTGACATCCGGGCCCGAGGGCCCGCAACTGCGCGCCGACGCGGCGCGCAACCGTGCCCGGCTGCTGGAGGCGGCGACCCGACTGGTGGAGGAGCACGGCGTCGCCAACGTGACGATGGAGGCCGTCGCCGTCGCCGCGTCGGTGGGCAAGGGAACCGTCTTCCGGCGCTTCGGCGACCGCACCGGCCTCCTGATGGCCCTGCTCGACCACACGGAACAGCAGTTCCAGGCCGCCTTCCTGGCGGGCCCCGCCCCGCTGGGTCCCGGAGCCTCACCGGCCGACCGGCTGCACGCCTTCGGCTGCGCGGCGCTGCGCCAGACCCGCGACCGGCTGGATCTGTACATCGCCGCCGAACGGGACGCCTCCCGCCGCTTCAGCTCGGCTCCGTACCGCGTCCGCTTCACCCACGTCGCCATGCTGCTGCGCGAGGCCGTCCCGGAGGCGGACGGTGAATTGCTCGCGCAGACGCTGATGGGGTATCTCGAACCGGCACTGATCCTCCACCTGACCCGGCAGCGCGGGATGACGATGGAGCGGCTGGAGTCGGGCTGGCACGACCTGGTGGAGCGGAGCACCCGCCGGGCGCCGAACCGGGACGGGCCCGCACCTTCGCGCCCGCCGGAGGCGAACGGCCACGCATGA
- a CDS encoding sulfite oxidase has product MGHHLDEVSGPARVAAPGEDIGRQELALAARNHGLPLEALRHDITPPGLHYVMTHYDIPYAEGSPWRLSIGGRVRRPRVLGTAELTSFPAVTQRVTMECAGNGRALLTPRPVSQPWLVEAVGTAEWTGVPLRTLLAEAGVGADAVDVVFTGADHGVERGVEQDYQRSLPVAAALGEDPEVLVAYAMNGAPLPPQHGFPLRLVVPGWYGMAHVKWLRGITVIDIPFEGFQQVAAYRLRQDAGEVGEPVTRIAPRALLVPPGFPDFMSRSRVVREGAVPLEGRAWSGWAPVSGVEVSTDGGREWREAALDPAGGHRWAWRRWHFAWTATPGRHTLSARATDAEGNTQPLRQPWNRGGFANNLVQDVPVLCVDQD; this is encoded by the coding sequence ATGGGACATCACCTTGACGAGGTGAGCGGACCTGCGAGGGTGGCAGCCCCCGGCGAGGACATCGGCCGGCAGGAGCTGGCTCTCGCCGCCCGGAACCACGGGCTGCCCCTGGAGGCCCTGCGCCACGACATCACCCCGCCCGGCCTGCACTACGTCATGACGCACTACGACATCCCGTACGCCGAAGGCTCCCCCTGGCGGCTCTCGATCGGCGGGCGGGTGCGGCGGCCACGGGTACTCGGCACGGCCGAGCTGACCTCGTTCCCCGCCGTCACCCAACGGGTGACCATGGAGTGCGCGGGCAACGGGCGGGCGCTGCTCACCCCTCGCCCGGTGAGTCAGCCATGGCTGGTCGAGGCGGTGGGCACGGCCGAGTGGACGGGCGTGCCCCTGCGGACTCTGCTGGCCGAGGCCGGAGTGGGGGCCGATGCGGTGGACGTGGTGTTCACCGGTGCCGACCACGGGGTCGAGCGCGGGGTGGAGCAGGACTACCAGCGATCGCTGCCCGTGGCGGCGGCCCTGGGGGAGGACCCCGAGGTGCTGGTGGCCTACGCCATGAACGGCGCCCCGCTGCCGCCCCAGCACGGGTTTCCGCTTCGGCTGGTCGTACCCGGGTGGTACGGGATGGCGCACGTCAAGTGGCTGCGCGGGATCACGGTGATCGACATACCGTTCGAGGGGTTCCAGCAGGTGGCGGCCTATCGTCTGCGCCAGGACGCGGGGGAGGTGGGGGAACCGGTCACGCGGATCGCCCCGCGGGCCCTGCTGGTTCCGCCCGGCTTTCCCGACTTCATGTCCCGGTCCCGGGTGGTCCGCGAGGGTGCCGTGCCCCTGGAGGGGCGCGCCTGGTCGGGGTGGGCGCCGGTCTCCGGCGTGGAAGTGAGTACGGACGGGGGCCGCGAGTGGCGGGAGGCCGCCCTGGATCCGGCCGGCGGGCACCGCTGGGCCTGGCGGCGCTGGCACTTCGCCTGGACGGCCACGCCGGGACGGCACACGCTGAGCGCGCGCGCCACCGACGCCGAGGGCAACACCCAGCCGCTGAGACAGCCCTGGAACCGCGGCGGGTTCGCGAACAACCTCGTCCAGGACGTTCCGGTCCTGTGCGTGGACCAGGACTGA
- a CDS encoding glycoside hydrolase family 64 protein: MPGKHTWRALVVAAATLTAALLTFGAPSGAEAAVPETIPLKVTNSSGRGDPVYLYDLGTQLSTGQQGWADANGAFHAWPAGGNPPTPAPDASIPGPANGQSKTIRIPKFSGRIYFSYGQKLDFRLTTGGLVQPAVQNPSDPNRNILFNWSEYTLNDSGLWINSTQVDMFSAPYAVGVQLADGSTKTTGHLKSGGYTGFFNALRGQPGGWANLIQTRSDGTVLRALAPGHGIESGALPATVMDDYVNRVWQKYSSSTLTVTPFTDQPNTRYFGRVSGGVMNFTNSAGAVVTSFQKPDSDSIFGCYKRLDAPNDLVRGPISRTLCAGFNRSTLLTNPNQPDTGSAGFYQDTVTNQYARKIHAQMADGKAYAFAFDDVGTYESLVHDGNPQQGYLTLDPFN, translated from the coding sequence GTGCCCGGAAAGCACACATGGCGGGCGTTGGTGGTGGCCGCGGCCACCCTCACCGCCGCGCTGCTGACATTCGGAGCGCCGTCCGGCGCCGAGGCGGCGGTCCCCGAGACGATCCCGCTGAAGGTCACCAACAGCTCGGGGCGCGGCGACCCTGTCTACCTCTACGATCTCGGCACCCAGCTGTCGACGGGGCAGCAGGGCTGGGCCGACGCGAACGGCGCCTTCCACGCCTGGCCCGCCGGGGGCAACCCGCCGACGCCCGCTCCGGACGCCTCGATCCCCGGACCGGCGAACGGCCAGTCGAAGACGATCCGCATCCCCAAGTTCTCCGGCCGGATCTACTTCTCCTACGGCCAGAAGCTCGACTTCCGGCTGACCACCGGCGGCCTCGTGCAGCCGGCCGTGCAGAACCCGAGCGACCCCAACCGCAACATCCTCTTCAACTGGTCCGAGTACACGCTCAACGACTCCGGCCTGTGGATCAACAGCACCCAGGTCGACATGTTCTCGGCCCCCTACGCCGTGGGCGTGCAGCTCGCCGACGGGAGCACGAAGACCACCGGCCACCTCAAGTCCGGCGGCTACACCGGGTTCTTCAACGCCCTCCGGGGACAGCCGGGCGGCTGGGCGAACCTGATCCAGACCCGGTCCGACGGCACCGTCCTGCGGGCCCTCGCCCCGGGCCACGGCATCGAGTCGGGCGCGCTCCCCGCGACCGTCATGGACGACTACGTCAACCGTGTGTGGCAGAAGTACAGTTCGTCGACGCTGACCGTGACTCCGTTCACCGACCAGCCGAACACGAGGTACTTCGGGCGCGTCTCCGGTGGCGTCATGAACTTCACCAACAGCGCCGGAGCGGTGGTCACCAGCTTCCAGAAGCCCGACTCCGACAGCATCTTCGGCTGCTACAAGCGGCTCGACGCCCCCAACGACCTGGTGCGGGGCCCGATCTCACGCACCCTGTGCGCGGGCTTCAACCGCTCCACGCTGCTGACCAATCCCAACCAGCCGGACACCGGATCGGCCGGCTTCTACCAGGACACCGTGACCAACCAGTACGCCCGCAAGATCCACGCGCAGATGGCCGACGGCAAGGCCTACGCGTTCGCCTTCGACGACGTCGGCACCTACGAGTCGCTCGTCCACGACGGCAATCCCCAACAGGGTTACCTCACGCTGGACCCGTTCAACTGA
- a CDS encoding alpha-galactosidase — MSPISFAPDTGVWLLSTPRTSYALRVDETGAPCHVAWGPRLTLEEAGRLAAAPPAVAASSFEGRPGVGEELPVDGGTRYGPPSLQARFEDGSRAFEWQPAGHDVREDGGEGELTLSFRDRRYPLRVELHYRVRDDTDVIERWTVVRNLGDQPVTLLRADSAAWTLPPLRDYRLGHVTGQWSAESRLHRDRLAHGETVLTSRRGITSHHANPWVMLDSGEATEDHGRVWSAALAWSGSWRVTVQRTPDGRAGFTGGLGQDGTTVPLAPGEEFTAPPFAGLCTDGGFGAASRAWHAYVLAHVLPHAREDAPVLYNSWEATGFDVDEVGQKALAERAAALGVELYVVDDGWFGARRSDHAGLGDWTPAADRFPDGLAPLVRAVHGLGMRFGLWVEPEMVNPDSDLYRRHPDWVLHFAGRTRSELRNQLVLNFARDEVADWAYAWLTRLVGDHGIDFLKWDMNRAFSEAGWPGRQDGTDRLGPQYVRNLYGVLDRLRADHPALRIESCSGGGGRVDLGILARTDQAWASDNTDAADRMWIQHGYGQVYPARTMGAWVTDVPNQLTGRTVPLRFRFHVAMAGALGIGGDLTRWSEEELRDGADLVAEYKRVRHLVQHGRLDRLAPPAEDAVSAVQYTAQDASETLLLAYRRVGRHGSPRPPVLLRGLTPSARYRDASTGAVYDSTVLAEYGLVPDLPPGDWSSTTTHLIREA; from the coding sequence ATGTCGCCGATCTCCTTCGCCCCGGACACCGGGGTCTGGCTGCTGTCCACCCCGCGCACCTCGTACGCGCTGCGGGTCGACGAGACCGGTGCGCCGTGCCATGTCGCGTGGGGCCCGCGGCTGACCCTCGAAGAGGCCGGGCGGCTCGCCGCCGCACCCCCGGCCGTCGCGGCCAGCAGTTTCGAGGGCCGGCCCGGGGTCGGGGAGGAGCTTCCCGTCGACGGCGGGACGCGCTACGGACCGCCGTCCCTACAGGCGCGGTTCGAGGACGGGTCCCGTGCCTTCGAGTGGCAGCCGGCCGGCCACGACGTACGCGAGGACGGGGGCGAGGGCGAGCTGACCCTGTCGTTCCGGGACCGCCGCTACCCCCTGCGGGTGGAACTCCACTACCGGGTGCGCGACGACACCGACGTCATCGAGCGCTGGACGGTCGTACGCAACCTGGGCGACCAGCCGGTCACGCTGCTGCGCGCCGACTCGGCCGCGTGGACCCTGCCGCCGCTGCGGGACTACCGGCTCGGCCACGTCACCGGCCAGTGGTCCGCCGAGAGCAGGCTCCACCGGGACCGACTGGCCCACGGCGAAACGGTGTTGACCAGCCGCCGCGGGATCACCAGCCATCACGCGAACCCCTGGGTGATGCTCGACTCGGGCGAGGCGACGGAGGACCACGGCCGGGTGTGGAGCGCCGCCCTCGCGTGGAGCGGGAGTTGGCGCGTCACCGTGCAGCGCACCCCCGACGGGCGGGCCGGGTTCACCGGCGGCCTCGGCCAGGACGGCACGACCGTCCCGCTCGCCCCGGGCGAGGAGTTCACCGCTCCCCCGTTCGCGGGCCTGTGCACCGACGGCGGCTTCGGAGCGGCCAGCCGGGCCTGGCACGCCTACGTCCTGGCGCATGTGCTGCCGCACGCGCGGGAGGACGCGCCGGTGCTCTACAACTCCTGGGAGGCGACCGGCTTCGACGTCGACGAGGTCGGACAGAAGGCGCTCGCCGAACGGGCCGCGGCGCTCGGGGTGGAACTGTACGTCGTCGACGACGGGTGGTTCGGGGCGCGCCGCAGCGACCACGCGGGACTGGGCGACTGGACGCCGGCGGCCGACCGGTTCCCGGACGGGCTCGCGCCACTGGTCCGCGCGGTGCACGGACTCGGGATGCGCTTCGGCCTCTGGGTGGAACCCGAGATGGTGAACCCGGACAGCGACCTGTACCGCCGGCACCCGGACTGGGTGCTGCACTTCGCCGGCCGGACCCGCTCGGAGCTGCGCAACCAGCTGGTCCTCAACTTCGCCCGCGACGAGGTCGCCGACTGGGCCTACGCGTGGCTGACCCGGCTGGTCGGCGACCACGGCATCGACTTCCTCAAGTGGGACATGAACCGCGCGTTCAGCGAGGCGGGCTGGCCCGGGCGGCAGGACGGCACGGACCGCCTCGGACCCCAGTACGTACGGAACCTCTACGGTGTCCTCGACCGGCTGCGCGCGGATCACCCGGCGCTGCGGATCGAGTCGTGCAGCGGCGGGGGCGGGCGGGTCGACCTGGGCATCCTCGCCCGTACGGACCAGGCGTGGGCCTCGGACAACACCGACGCCGCCGACCGGATGTGGATCCAGCACGGCTACGGCCAGGTCTACCCCGCGCGCACCATGGGCGCGTGGGTGACGGACGTGCCCAACCAGCTCACCGGCCGTACGGTCCCCCTGCGTTTCCGCTTCCATGTCGCGATGGCCGGGGCGCTGGGCATCGGCGGCGACCTCACCCGCTGGTCGGAGGAGGAACTGCGGGACGGTGCCGACCTGGTGGCCGAGTACAAGAGGGTGCGCCACCTGGTGCAGCACGGCCGACTGGACCGGCTCGCACCACCCGCGGAGGACGCCGTTTCCGCGGTGCAGTACACCGCCCAGGACGCCTCGGAGACCCTGCTGCTGGCGTACCGGCGGGTGGGCCGGCACGGCAGTCCGCGGCCGCCGGTCCTGCTGCGCGGTCTGACCCCTTCGGCCCGCTACCGTGACGCGAGCACCGGCGCCGTGTACGACTCGACCGTGCTCGCGGAGTACGGACTCGTCCCCGACCTGCCTCCGGGCGACTGGTCGAGCACGACGACGCACCTGATCCGGGAGGCCTGA
- a CDS encoding ROK family transcriptional regulator, translating to MRSTSPPEAFPAHTPAASQIFTTVLSHGPLTRSEIAGRTRLSAAAVTKAVRPLIEAGYLLEDVAEDARQPALGRPANPVRVDGGRALFIGIKVTGDELIAVLTDLCCRIRVARHVPLTSRAPRSVLASTAGLVQELLTEADGFGVRVQGIGIAVSGDVDRSAGVVRYSPFLEWRDVPLAELAGMTTGLPVTVDNDVRALTVAEQWFGAGVGLSDFAVVTVGAGIGCGLVVHGRVVAGAHGVAGEIGHVPIDPAGPLCHCGNRGCVEAIASDSAIVAQVREVTGVRVADAAAALDLAHDGDPGAREVYARAGEAIGRGIATVANLLGPERVIISGEGLAAYDLFAEQIRDAFGAAAFGSAAMCDVQTRPLPFEEWARGAAATAIQSFITSEAH from the coding sequence ATGCGCTCGACCTCTCCCCCCGAGGCGTTCCCGGCCCACACGCCGGCCGCTTCCCAGATCTTCACCACCGTGCTGTCCCACGGTCCGCTCACGCGGTCGGAGATAGCGGGGCGGACCCGGCTGTCGGCCGCGGCGGTCACCAAGGCGGTCCGTCCCCTCATCGAGGCGGGCTACCTCCTGGAGGACGTCGCCGAGGACGCGCGGCAGCCCGCTCTCGGACGGCCCGCCAACCCGGTGCGGGTCGACGGGGGCAGGGCCCTGTTCATCGGGATCAAGGTGACGGGCGACGAACTCATCGCCGTCCTCACGGACCTCTGCTGCCGCATCCGCGTCGCCCGGCACGTGCCGCTCACGTCCCGGGCGCCGAGGTCGGTGCTGGCCTCGACCGCGGGGCTCGTCCAGGAGCTGCTGACGGAGGCGGACGGCTTCGGGGTGCGGGTGCAGGGCATCGGGATCGCCGTCTCCGGTGACGTGGACCGGTCGGCCGGCGTGGTGCGCTACTCGCCGTTCCTGGAATGGCGCGACGTGCCGCTCGCGGAACTGGCCGGGATGACCACCGGACTGCCCGTCACCGTGGACAACGACGTACGGGCCCTGACGGTGGCCGAGCAGTGGTTCGGCGCCGGCGTGGGGCTGTCCGACTTCGCCGTGGTGACGGTCGGCGCGGGCATCGGCTGCGGTCTGGTCGTGCACGGTCGGGTGGTCGCGGGAGCCCATGGCGTGGCCGGTGAGATCGGGCATGTCCCCATTGACCCGGCCGGTCCGCTCTGCCACTGCGGCAACCGCGGCTGTGTCGAGGCGATCGCCTCGGACTCCGCGATCGTCGCCCAGGTCCGGGAGGTGACGGGTGTACGGGTGGCCGACGCCGCCGCGGCACTGGACCTGGCCCACGACGGCGACCCCGGAGCGCGCGAGGTGTACGCCCGTGCCGGCGAGGCGATCGGCCGGGGCATCGCGACCGTGGCCAACCTGCTCGGCCCCGAGCGCGTGATCATCTCCGGCGAAGGACTCGCCGCCTACGACCTGTTCGCCGAGCAGATCCGGGACGCGTTCGGAGCGGCCGCCTTCGGGTCGGCCGCGATGTGCGACGTACAGACCCGCCCGCTGCCCTTCGAGGAGTGGGCGCGCGGGGCCGCGGCCACCGCGATCCAGTCCTTCATCACCTCGGAAGCGCACTGA
- a CDS encoding ABC transporter substrate-binding protein yields the protein MTQQSRNPLAARDPGRRRVVGGLFGLGAAALAAPVLTACGGGAGADPKTVTFGSNGADATPKSAYAALTKGFGQDSGLTVKTNTVDHDTFQKSISTYLQGTPDDVFTWFAGYRMQYFAKKKLCTPLDDVWDKIGAGFSDATKQLSRGEDGKYYFVPLYNYPWAVFYRKSVFKERGYQVPQKWSEFVALAKRMKRDGLSPIASGYGGGDSWSILGAFDYLNLRTNGYDFHMSLMRGKVSWTDPRAVATLDHWRELTPYYQQGAGGRSWQDAAQSLLDKKSGMAVIGLFLGQQITDEAIRADIDFFPFPEIDAAHGQDAVEAPTDGFMLSRRPKNADGAKKFLEFLGGAHAEELYMGVDPSNLAVNEQADTGSYNALQKKSAQLIASAKHISQFADRDSDPGFISTVVLPGLTQWLGHPDDGTGTLKKIESQRSRFFTA from the coding sequence ATGACGCAGCAGAGCCGCAATCCCCTGGCTGCGCGTGACCCCGGCCGGCGCAGAGTCGTCGGCGGGCTGTTCGGACTCGGCGCCGCCGCACTGGCCGCGCCCGTACTGACCGCGTGCGGCGGGGGAGCGGGGGCCGACCCGAAGACGGTCACCTTCGGTTCCAACGGCGCCGACGCCACCCCCAAGTCCGCCTACGCCGCCCTGACGAAGGGGTTCGGCCAGGACAGCGGGCTGACGGTGAAGACGAACACCGTCGACCACGACACCTTCCAGAAGAGCATCTCCACCTATCTGCAGGGCACCCCGGACGACGTCTTCACCTGGTTCGCGGGATACCGCATGCAGTACTTCGCCAAGAAGAAGCTCTGCACACCGCTCGACGACGTGTGGGACAAGATAGGCGCCGGCTTCAGCGACGCCACGAAGCAGCTCTCCCGCGGCGAGGACGGAAAGTATTACTTCGTCCCGCTGTACAACTACCCGTGGGCTGTCTTCTACCGCAAGAGCGTCTTCAAGGAACGCGGCTACCAAGTCCCGCAGAAGTGGAGCGAGTTCGTCGCGCTCGCCAAGCGCATGAAGCGGGACGGCCTGTCCCCGATCGCCTCCGGGTACGGCGGTGGCGACAGCTGGAGCATCCTCGGAGCCTTCGACTACCTCAACCTGCGCACCAACGGCTACGACTTCCACATGTCGCTGATGCGCGGCAAGGTCTCCTGGACCGACCCGCGGGCCGTCGCCACCCTCGACCACTGGCGCGAACTCACGCCCTACTACCAGCAGGGCGCGGGCGGCCGTTCCTGGCAGGACGCCGCCCAGTCGCTGCTCGACAAGAAGTCGGGCATGGCCGTCATCGGGCTCTTCCTCGGCCAGCAGATCACCGACGAGGCGATCCGCGCCGACATCGACTTCTTCCCCTTCCCCGAGATCGACGCCGCCCACGGCCAGGACGCGGTCGAGGCCCCCACCGACGGCTTCATGCTCAGCCGCAGGCCCAAGAACGCCGACGGCGCCAAGAAGTTCCTGGAGTTCCTCGGGGGTGCCCACGCCGAGGAGCTGTACATGGGGGTCGACCCGAGCAACCTCGCCGTCAACGAGCAGGCGGACACGGGCTCGTACAACGCGCTCCAGAAGAAGTCCGCGCAACTCATCGCCTCCGCCAAGCACATCAGCCAGTTCGCGGACCGCGACAGCGACCCCGGTTTCATCTCCACCGTCGTGCTTCCCGGCCTCACCCAGTGGCTCGGCCACCCCGACGACGGCACGGGAACGCTGAAGAAGATCGAATCCCAGCGCTCGCGATTCTTCACGGCCTGA
- a CDS encoding carbohydrate ABC transporter permease, protein MSTTPVTPAAPGTPGVPQRPRTRPPRRPRRLGPGDRLFLTVAIGIPLAALLFFVWLPALASLGLSFTTWDGIDLADIHWIGLDNYQQIFTNYPPFWPAVRHNVIWLLFTALLPTPFGIFLAYQLDRKIRFTRIYQTAIFLPMVLSLAVVGFIWEIIYNPDTGLLNGLLSAAGSSHHIDWLGNADLNLWAVLVASGWRHTGYIMILYLAGLKGFDPALKEAAALDGANGRQTFLRVVFPAMKPVNIIILVVTVMESLRAFDIVYVLGGGVGSKPGMELLSLLITDNIIGESSHIGYGSALAVVLLLVSLAAIGTFLVQTFRKEDR, encoded by the coding sequence GTGTCCACCACCCCTGTCACACCCGCCGCACCCGGCACGCCCGGCGTGCCGCAACGTCCCCGCACACGTCCGCCCAGACGTCCCCGCCGGCTCGGCCCCGGCGACCGGCTCTTCCTGACCGTCGCCATCGGCATTCCGCTCGCCGCCCTGCTCTTCTTCGTCTGGCTGCCCGCGCTGGCCTCCCTGGGGCTGTCCTTCACCACCTGGGACGGCATCGACCTGGCCGACATCCACTGGATCGGCCTGGACAACTACCAGCAGATCTTCACCAATTACCCGCCGTTCTGGCCCGCGGTGCGGCACAACGTGATCTGGCTGCTGTTCACGGCCCTGCTGCCGACACCGTTCGGCATCTTCCTCGCCTACCAGCTCGACCGGAAGATCCGTTTCACCAGGATCTACCAGACCGCGATCTTCCTGCCGATGGTCCTCTCCCTGGCCGTCGTCGGCTTCATCTGGGAGATCATCTACAACCCCGACACCGGACTCCTCAACGGCCTGCTGAGCGCGGCCGGTTCGAGTCACCACATCGACTGGCTCGGCAACGCCGACCTCAACCTGTGGGCCGTCCTCGTCGCCTCGGGGTGGCGGCACACCGGGTACATCATGATCCTCTACCTGGCCGGCCTGAAGGGCTTCGACCCGGCGCTCAAGGAGGCCGCGGCGCTCGACGGCGCCAACGGCCGGCAGACCTTCCTGCGCGTCGTGTTCCCCGCCATGAAACCGGTCAACATCATCATCCTGGTCGTCACGGTCATGGAGTCCCTGAGGGCCTTCGACATCGTCTACGTCCTCGGCGGCGGCGTCGGCAGCAAACCCGGCATGGAACTGCTCTCCCTGCTCATCACCGACAACATCATCGGTGAGTCCAGCCACATCGGTTACGGCTCCGCCCTCGCGGTCGTCCTGCTCCTGGTCTCCCTCGCCGCCATCGGGACCTTCCTCGTCCAGACCTTCCGCAAGGAGGACCGGTGA
- a CDS encoding carbohydrate ABC transporter permease codes for MTRPGAGTTARDEPPRTGKGPRRQTGRHVLLAGIALLWLVPLLWAVYTSLRPYSDTAKHGYLSWPRSLSLGNFTDAWQQSGMPHFFWNSVLITVPAVLGTLLFSAAVAFFVSRFDFRWNIVLLMLFTAGNLLPAQVLITPLYRLYLLIPLPPWMSDSLLLYNSVWGIIAIHIAYQSGFCTFVLSNYMKTIPKEISEAALVDGAPVWRQFFQIVLPLCRPAFAALATLESIWIYNDFFWPLALIETGDKRPVTSALANLQGQYFTNPNLIAAGALMTAIPTLLVYFALQRQFISGLTIGSGKG; via the coding sequence ATGACACGGCCGGGCGCCGGGACCACGGCCCGGGACGAACCCCCGAGGACCGGCAAGGGCCCCCGCCGTCAGACCGGCCGCCACGTGCTGCTCGCCGGCATCGCCCTGCTCTGGCTCGTCCCGCTGCTCTGGGCCGTGTACACCTCGCTGCGGCCCTACTCGGACACCGCGAAGCACGGCTATCTGTCCTGGCCGCGCAGCCTGAGCCTCGGCAACTTCACGGACGCCTGGCAGCAGTCGGGGATGCCGCACTTCTTCTGGAACTCCGTCCTCATCACCGTCCCCGCGGTCCTCGGAACGCTGCTGTTCTCGGCGGCGGTCGCCTTCTTCGTGTCCCGCTTCGACTTCCGCTGGAACATCGTCCTGCTGATGCTGTTCACGGCGGGCAACCTGCTCCCGGCGCAGGTCCTCATCACCCCCCTGTACCGCCTCTACCTCCTGATCCCGCTGCCGCCGTGGATGAGCGACTCGCTGCTGCTCTACAACTCGGTCTGGGGCATCATCGCCATCCACATCGCCTACCAGTCGGGGTTCTGCACCTTCGTCCTCAGCAACTACATGAAGACGATCCCCAAGGAGATCTCCGAGGCGGCGCTCGTGGACGGCGCCCCGGTCTGGCGGCAGTTCTTCCAGATCGTCCTGCCGCTGTGCCGCCCCGCGTTCGCGGCCCTGGCGACCCTCGAATCGATCTGGATCTACAACGACTTCTTCTGGCCGCTCGCGCTGATCGAGACCGGCGACAAGCGTCCCGTCACCTCCGCCCTGGCCAACCTGCAGGGCCAGTACTTCACCAATCCCAACCTCATCGCGGCCGGCGCCCTGATGACCGCGATCCCCACACTGCTGGTCTACTTCGCGCTCCAGCGCCAGTTCATCAGCGGACTCACCATCGGCTCGGGCAAGGGCTGA